TAGTGTCGTATATCAACTGAAAACTTGgagaaaaatttaaatttcaccGAACGGagtattatttatgaaaaaacattttgttgtttttaaacatttctagattaaagaaaaagtttagatttaaaatatatataagaaatcaATCTACTGCCAAAGTTTAAGTTTAGTATGTTAAACTCAAATCTTCTTCATTCTAAATTACATGAAgtaataggaagaaaaaaaaaacttaccaaaTAATTTACATCCTGAGGCAGCTTTCATGGCATATTTCCATATGAAGCAAGTAGCAACTTCAACAGTTGTTGGATTACAAACCCTTGTAGATTTAGctttatcttttagttttgataTTGCCATTTCATCAAAAACAAATCTTCTAGTAGTactctttttccctttctccaCTACAAATGGAGTTTCTGATGATATCAAACGATACCCATTTGAAACTTCTCTGTATGGAAAAAGTGAGCAAGTTAAACTGTAGTCACCACCACAAAATTTCCCTTCATAATAGTCTTCTTGATCTTCACAAAATTTAGCCCAACACTTAATGAAAGAACTCATTGTTGTTCCATCAATAAGTGTATGCAACAAAGAAACCCCAATTCCAATCCCACcacaagtaaaaaaatttacttgaACACCAATTTGCCTGGGTTCCTCTACTTGGTTTGGAATGAATGGAAATGGAAGGAATTCATTAAGCAAATTGAGATTTGGGGATTTCAGAAATTCATCCAGGCTCATTTTGATGTTGGCTTCTACAAAGAGAGAACCAAtaatatcatcatcatcatcatcatcaaaggAATGATGGATAAGGTtatctttgatttttgttgCAAGAATTGGGAATTGTGCCAATGTTTTTGAGAGACTAAGTTTCAATCTAAAActtgtttcttctttgttgttgAAATAATGGGTATTTGGGTAGAAGAAAGTGATGGGAATGTAACATTCAGGAGACAGCATATCCATGAATGAAACTTTGAAGGTTTTTTGGTGATCATCATATTCCTTCAACTTTGTTCTACAATTGGGTGCTGGCTTGATGATTTCTCTTGACACAATTTGCACTACTGCTTCCatgatcttcttcttcttctgttttgattccttcaaattttttatgggCACTTTATGCACTCTCTATAGACGATGTTATACACCCACATACTTCAATGTATATATAGCatctaaataataattcataagCCCATACATCCCAATAAAATACAAGCTAAGGAAAACATATTAAGATTTAAAGCTATACTGTTGGTTGAAAAGTTGGCAAATTGTAGGGATCCGCTAGTTCAAAGACCAGTTAGAGCTTGAATGTCTTCTCACACTTCATTTGTAGATTTTTCTTTGTCGTTGGATGGACCAAATTAAAGAGAAGCAgacatataattaaaaatgatgatgTCCTTATCTTTTTGTCCATCTCTACATACTTACAAAATGAGTTAGTACGTACTCTCTTGATTAAACttgtttgaaattgaaagataGAAATTGATTTGGGTTGCTTAAATATCCATAACaatgttaattttcataaatggtATTgccatcttttaatttttgaatgttttgcaaatattcattttattttttaattaaactaaaattttaaagataatatatGAGTGTGTTTTTTGTGGTAGAGGAACGTTGCATGTGTTTTGTACAAACACACGGAAACATGAATGGCCCATCTGATGTATACTTTACTCTAAAGcttatcataatatatatattacattttgTTAAACGTGGAATATTATATTCtctcttacatatatatatatatatattacatatacaaaatgagaaaattaaaattattcttttcaagtcatgtttaatttgattgaaaccATTAGCTTTTCTCAAGTTGATTTATAAACGAGGAAAATGATCCCTCTTACGACTATATATTCAACACACACATATTTGTACTGCATCTGCATGCTTTGATCAATTTAGACCTCACGACTATATAATAGccaagacaaaaaaaaatattcttttcccTTTGGAAGAATACGTAgacaagagaagaaaaatggttcCTTTCAACTCTGTTTGA
This is a stretch of genomic DNA from Cucumis sativus cultivar 9930 chromosome 4, Cucumber_9930_V3, whole genome shotgun sequence. It encodes these proteins:
- the LOC101209651 gene encoding stemmadenine O-acetyltransferase, whose protein sequence is MEAVVQIVSREIIKPAPNCRTKLKEYDDHQKTFKVSFMDMLSPECYIPITFFYPNTHYFNNKEETSFRLKLSLSKTLAQFPILATKIKDNLIHHSFDDDDDDDIIGSLFVEANIKMSLDEFLKSPNLNLLNEFLPFPFIPNQVEEPRQIGVQVNFFTCGGIGIGVSLLHTLIDGTTMSSFIKCWAKFCEDQEDYYEGKFCGGDYSLTCSLFPYREVSNGYRLISSETPFVVEKGKKSTTRRFVFDEMAISKLKDKAKSTRVCNPTTVEVATCFIWKYAMKAASGCKLFDPWQSVLVHTVNMRKRITHPPLSENNIGNLFWRSCAYFKSLPNKDINLADLQITVRQSISEVNNNNFFQQAIASQCTTLLSSLQRLHQLYAKSSESYLFTSWRNMGFNGVDFGWGKPLWVAGGGNVFDSITRNLVILMDTVVGNGVEAWVVLDDVTMKLLENDYEFLEFASLNPSIC